The DNA sequence ATATTTTTGAGACCTGCTAGACTGAAACATGATCGATCCGCGAAATCAATGTCGCCTCCTTTGGGACGCTTAACGATTTAATATCGACAATGTTTTAACTTGTTGTTTTCGTAAGCGAAAAGAAGATGGAAATTTGAAACTGGAAACTGGGGGGATAAAGATTACAGCATTTTTTACAATCACAGAATATTTTCCCGAGTTTCAAGTATCAAGTTTCGAGTTTCGAGTTTCAGGTCATAGACGGAGATAACTGCCCGAAGGGGCTGCTTGTTCACAGCAAAGTATCTGAAAGATCGAAGTTCGTTTGTGTCTTGGTGCCTTTGTGGCAATTTTTTTTTGGTTTCGATTTATCCGGTTTAGGATACCTCGTGAAGGCAGCTTCGTACTTGTAAATAGAGCTCCGGGGCCGCTACCAGCAAGGGTTCATGAATTTTTTGCCCATCAAAGTGTTCGTTAAGGTAAAAATCGCTTCCGTCCATTTTGCAGATCTTGCCGCCGGCCGCTTCAAGGATGATGCCGGCGGCGGCCAGATCCTGAAAAGACTCGTTGGCAATCACGGCCGCTTCGGCGCGACCCATCGCCACATAACAAATGTGAGCACCGGTGCAGCCCAGATCACGAATTTTACCCGGAAATGTCGAACGATAACGATGATGAAACCGGGAGTAGGTTAAAAGAAGACTTTCGTCGTTTATATTCTGTTGGTCTGAGATATGGATTTCCTCTTGATCCAGATAGGCTTTTTGACCGGCCCGGGCGTGAAAAAGATCGCCGGTTGCCGGCATATAAAAAACGCCGAAAACGGGCCAGAAATTTTCGATAAGCGCCAGAGAAAGGCCCCAGATGGGAATTCCGGCCTGAAAGTTGGCGACACCATCCAGCGGGTCAAAGATCCAAAGGTGCCGCTTTTCATCATGAGTGTATTCTTTGTTGGCCTGATTGTTTTTAAACACCTGATGCTCAGGAAAATGAGCGCTTAGCTGATCTTCAAAAAATTCCATCAGATGAAAATCGGCTGCGGTAACCAGCTCTTCGTCGAATTTAACATGTGGATTTCCTCTACCATAATAGGAAAGCGCTTCTTCTCCTGAACGGCGTATCACATCCATGGCAAACTGAGATAAATCATCAATCCCATGGCTCTTGAAGGCTGCCATTGTTCCTCCGTCAATAAACATACTTTTCCTCTTTAAGCGTAGCGATCCTCAAGCGCAGCGCTCTTGGAGCATAGCGGTTTTCTTTAAGCAACCATTTAACGAGAGCTTAAGCTTAAAGAAGATGCCCAAAACATGCCTGCTAAAATTCTCCGAGCGGCCGATTAAAAGTAAATTTGGCAGGCTCTGCGATCAATTTTTTGGCGGCCTTACCGGTGTTCCCCCCAAGGGCTGAAAAGGGGAGTGCTACGATAAACACGGCGGAACCTAAAACTAAAGAAACGATACCTACGGGCCGGATCAACAAAAGATCGACCGTCATGGCCCCGGCGCTGACATCGCCGTGTGAAGGCTGGCTGTCTGCGGCGACGGCTGTTGCGAATGGAATGAAAATTAGGATTGC is a window from the Candidatus Desulfatibia profunda genome containing:
- a CDS encoding inositol monophosphatase, giving the protein MAAFKSHGIDDLSQFAMDVIRRSGEEALSYYGRGNPHVKFDEELVTAADFHLMEFFEDQLSAHFPEHQVFKNNQANKEYTHDEKRHLWIFDPLDGVANFQAGIPIWGLSLALIENFWPVFGVFYMPATGDLFHARAGQKAYLDQEEIHISDQQNINDESLLLTYSRFHHRYRSTFPGKIRDLGCTGAHICYVAMGRAEAAVIANESFQDLAAAGIILEAAGGKICKMDGSDFYLNEHFDGQKIHEPLLVAAPELYLQVRSCLHEVS